One window of the Triticum dicoccoides isolate Atlit2015 ecotype Zavitan chromosome 3B, WEW_v2.0, whole genome shotgun sequence genome contains the following:
- the LOC119279011 gene encoding protein H2A.5-like — protein sequence MARKGGERKKAVTRSVKAGLQFPVGRIGRFLKKGRYAQRVGSGAPVYLAAVLEYLAAEVLELAGNAAKDNKKSRIVPRHLLLAIRNDQELGKLLAGVTIAHGGVLPNINPVLLPKRALEKAEKEAQSPNFSGLSYDTNEVALKDAFSQHGDVIQVKVMCHPVTGQSKGYGFVKFSSEKEAAAALEKMSDEVLDGKNIRVHFANSG from the exons ATGGCCAGGAAGGGCGGAGAGAGGAAGAAGGCGGTGACCCGGTCCGTCAAGGCCGGCCTCCAGTTCCCCGTCGGCCGCATCGGGCGCTTCCTCAAGAAGGGCCGCTACGCGCAGCGCGTCGGCTCCGGCGCCCCCGTCTACCTCGCCGCCGTCCTCGAGTACCTCGCCGCCGAG GTGCTGGAGCTCGCCGGCAACGCCGCCAAGGACAACAAGAAGAGCCGCATCGTGCCGCGCCACCTGCTCCTCGCCATCCGCAACGACCAGGAGCTCGGCAAGCTGCTCGCCGGCGTCACCATCGCGCACGGCGGCGTGCTGCCCAACATCAACCCCGTGCTGCTCCCCAAGAGGGCCCTcgagaaggccgagaaggaggcccaGTCGCCCAA TTTTTCAGGCCTGTCATACGACACCAACGAAGTTGCTCTCAAGGACGCGTTCTCTCAGCACGGCGATGTTATCCAAG TCAAAGTGATGTGCCATCCCGTGACCGGGCAATCAAAAGGGTACGGTTTCGTCAAGTTCTCCTCGGAAAAAGAAGCAGCTGCGGCATTGGAGAAGATGAGCGACGAG GTGCTCGATGGGAAGAACATACGGGTGCATTTCGCAAACAGTGGATGA
- the LOC119279012 gene encoding uncharacterized protein LOC119279012 — protein MAQEEVRLKLMKNNTTTPSHPAFIATDYKSRECFNCGEKGHLIRSCTAPRRNMRGRGRGYNRGGLRGGRGRGYSGGQRANVAVSEEGSSLATQEESKKRTESTGDKDHEDFSYGNFAHFVSTDEGEANGEEAWDWNQA, from the exons ATGGCACAGGAGGAGGTCCGATTAAAGTTGATGAAGAACAATACAACGACTCCATCTCATCCAGCCTTCATAGCAACCGACTATAAGAGCAGAGAGTGCTTCAACTGCGGTGAGAAGGGTCATTTGATTCGTTCTTGCACGGCTCCACGTAGGAACATGCGTGGAAGGGGGAgaggatataaccgaggtggattaaggGGAGGCCGAGGCCGGGGATACTCTGGTGGTCAAAGGGCAAATGTGGCAGTCTCAGAAGAAGGATCCTCACTCGCAACCCAAGAAGAATCAAAGAAAAGAACAGAAAGCACAGGTGATAAGGATCATGAGGATTTTAGTTACGGCAACTTTGCTCACTTTGTATCTACAGATGAAG GAGAGGCAAACGGGGAAGAGGCTTGGGACTGGAACCAGGCGTAA
- the LOC119282735 gene encoding glycine-rich RNA-binding protein 2, mitochondrial-like yields the protein VALKDAFSQHGDVIQVKVICHPVTGRSKGYVLVKFSSETEAAAALEKMSDEVLDGKKIRVDYANSGQSAAVSVAADE from the exons GTTGCTCTCAAGGACGCCTTCTCTCAGCATGGCGATGTTATCCAAG TGAAAGTAATATGCCATCCTGTCACGGGGAGATCCAAAGGGTACGTCTTGGTCAAGTTCTCTTCAGAAACTGAAGCAGCCGCGGCGTTGGAGAAGATGAGTGACGAG GTGCTTGATGGAAAGAAAATACGGGTGGATTATGCAAACAGCGGACAATCTGCTGCTGTTTCTGTTGCTGCAGATGAGTAA